The Poseidonibacter lekithochrous region TGTTTCTTCATCACTTGAAAGTGTTGATTCCCCATCATAGTAGTTTACATTTGCTCTTTTTCTTCTATCATAAGCAGTATAATTCTCAATAGTATCATCTTTGTTTTCATACTCTCTTTTTCCAAACTCAAGTCCTAGTAGAGAAGCAAACTTATCATCATTGATTGTATATTCTGCTTTGATTCCACTTTGACTTAGGTTTTGCTCTGAGTAGTGAGTATATACATCTGGTGTAGCAGAGTTTGAATCACTATCTTGTGGATTTGAAGTCTTTTTATAAAAGTCTTTATAAAAATATGTAGAGATTAAAAGATTTGTATCATTCTCAAAACTTTTATTGTAAGATAAAGTAAATTTATCTAAATCAATATAATTATCTTTTGAGTAACTATCTCCATCTCCTTTAGGATTTGATTGAGCTTCACTAACTCCTGCTGTTACAGATCTAGAACCTGCTTGGTCATACTTATTTGTAATATCAGCAGTAAATGATACATCACTTGTATCATCTAAGAAATACATTAGTTTTCCATTTATAGATTTTGTCCAAAGTTCAGAATCAACCCAGTAGCCATCACTTGTTCTTTGAGATCCATTTAGAGCAAATGCAACACTATCATTACTTTTGTACAGAGATAATAAATAGTCCCTATAATTATGACTTCCAAGTGTTGCTTCTAAATCAATTGAGTTTTTGTCTTTTGGCTTTTTAGTAGTAATAATCAAAGCCCCAGCTAAAGCAGTATCTCCATATAAATATGAAGCAGAACCTTTGATAACTTTGATAGTTTCAATATCTTTTAGGTTTAGTCTAATTCCACCTGATTGTTGACGTACAGGAACTCCATCAACAATAATAGCAACCCCCGAGTTCTCACCCATAAACTGTTGTTGTCCTACACCTCTAAAATGTATTTGAGCCATCTCTCCTGTTCTTGTACTAATAGTAGTTCCTGGGATTGTTTTTAATACATCATTGATATTGTTTATGCCAACTGTTTCAATTTTCTCTTCATTTATAATACTTGATGATGATACTTCTGTTTTCTTATCTTCATTAATTCCAATAGTTGATGATTCTACACTAATTAAATCCAAGTTTTCACTTGCATTTATACTCATATTTCCTAATAAAATTGCACTTAGTACAATTGATTTACCTATATTCATTCTATTCCTTCAAAAAATCTAAGGAATAATAAAATCATTCTGTTAACTTTCCATTAATTATCTGTTAAGTATATGTTAAGTTGTAATTTATACAAATAAATTAAGAATAAAGAGTTTAAAAAGAAAGATTGTAAGTAAAATGTTCAAAATATAAAATGCTTTTTTATTAAAGATACTTAGAAAAGAGATAATTAAATAAACAATAAAAAAGAGTAAACTAGTACTTGTTTCATAAATAACAAACTTATGGGATAAAAATATATTTAGATACTCATCCAAAATATATCCATAGTTTAATAAATGAGCTACCAACTCAAAAGGATAAAAAATAGTAAATAACAAAGTCAATATAGGTGAGTATAACTGCTCATAAGAAGTAGTATGAAAAAAGAAATGAACTACAGGATTCATTGCAAAATAAATCCAAAAATTAAAAAACAAAACTTGGAATATTCTGCTTTTTATATCTTTGAAGTATTGAATAAATAAAAATATATAAAACACTCCAAATAGTGAAAACCATAAAGACAAAGAAAATATATATTTAGGAAACAAAGCTATGATAATCAAAAATACAAAAAACAGATTTATAAAAGAAAATAGTTTGATATTTTGCCTCAGGAGATAAATCCCCAAACACATCATAATAAAAGCTCTCAATAGTGAAGCTATCATATTCGTAAAAACAAGATATACAAAAAGTACAGATAATACAACTAATAATAAATCATACTTCTTATTTCTATAAGGAAAGTATCTAGTATGAAAAAACGAATAAGGATAATACAAAAACCAATAAATCAAAAAAGACAATACACCTAAATGGAAACCAGAAAGCGCAATCAAATGACTAATGCCATAAGAAGCACATATATCTCTTAACTCTTTTGATACAGGTTTTGCAAAGAATAAAGCTGAATAAAGATCTTTTATCACTTCGTTATAATGTTGTGAATCACTGATTTTTATTAGGGTTTTATAATTACTTTGTTTTTGCTCTAATTCTTCATAAAAAACTAACTTTGTATAAAAACCTTTTAAATATGTAAAAAAGTTTATTCTTGTAGTAATAAAAGCGATATTTATATCATCTAATTGTTTGAGATTATCAAGCTTATCTATATTTGTAAAGAATTGGAAATTATTAGCTTTTAATTTTAAAACATAAAACTTATCTTTTTCATAGATATTTAAAACTTGAACTTTTGTTTCATATATTTCTTCATCTACTAACTCTTGGTATTTTGAATACTCTATTGATAAATTTATTGTAAATATAATCAATATAAAAATAATAACTAAGAAAAATTCACTGTAAGTTTTCAATACTCTAATAATCATAAAAATTATTATACTATAAAGTGAATTATTTATATATAATATTTTTCAAGTATAATCTTCTTATTTATAAGAGGAAGTAATTATCAAAACTTACATAGAAAACTATAGAAATAAACTATTAACACAATATATCTATTTAGGATTATTCTTTTCTATATTTCTCTCACCTTTTTATTATTATATAGATAATTTTGCTTTAGCTATAACCCTTAATATATTTACATTAATGATGTTTTTTCTGTACCTTATACGTTTACAAACTAATAAATATACTCTTAAATCTAGAGGTTTTATATTAGCTATTACTATTTTATTTATAAGTGGTTTTATAAATGGAAACCAAGAAATAAATAGCACCTTTTTTCTATTGCTTTATCCTATTGCTTCTTTCTCAATTAGAGGATTAAAAGAAGGTTTAGTCTGGACTTTTTCATTATTACTTATACTAATCACTATTTATACTCAAATGAGTTTTTTATATAATGTTTATTCATTTATATTTTTTTGTATTGCTTACTTTATGGTTTCATATTTGCTTTATTGGTATAGGCATTATGAACTTAAAATATTTACGAAGATGTTTCAAGTAAACAAATTAAAAGAAGAACTAGAAGAGAAAAATAAAGAACTAAAAAGAATTGCAATTACAGATAAATTAACAAATATTTATAATAGAGTAAAACTTGATTCAAAAATGGAAGCGGAGATGAATAGAGCCCAAAGATTTGGACATGGTTTTAGTATTATAATTATAGATATTGATTATTTTAAAGAAGTAAATGATAACTATGGTCATCAAATAGGTGATTGTGTATTAATTGAAATGGCAAATTTACTAAAATCTCATGTAAGAAATACCGATACTCTAGGAAGATGGGGTGGAGAAGAGTTTCTTATTATTTGTCCTGAAACAAAAGAAGAAGGTGTTTTAAAATTAGCTAATAATCTTCAAAAAACTATAGAAGAAAATACTTTTTCTACCATAGGTTCTAAAACTGCAAGTTTTGGTATAACTACATACATAAACGGTGATAATACAAACTCAATTTTAAAACGTGCTGATGATGCCTTATACAAAGCAAAAACAACAGGACGAAACAAAGTAGAAATACTTTAAAGAAAAATAAGATAATATAAATACATATTTTATTCTGTAGGAGTCAAACTTGGAAGTGAATTACAATAATACTCAAAAGATTACATACAACGCAGCAGGTTACGAAGTAGTTGAAGAAAAAAACACAGTAAACTCTGCTTTTGCAAATGATTACGATGAAGCAAAAAAAGCTTCCAATGAAAAATCAAATAGTATTTTTGCCGATAGCACAGATGATGCTAGAGAAGCAAATAAAAAAGAAGAAAAAATATCAGAAACTCAAACTGATGCAGAAATAAGAGAAGAAACTAAAAAACTTTTAGAAGATATTAACTCTTTATTTAAAACTGGTCTTACAGTTGAAGAGTTAGAGAAGTTAAAAGAATTGCTAAAAGCCATTAAAGATGCTATTAAAGATGCAGAAAAAAACAACTCATCAACATCAGATATTGAAACAATGATTAGTGGTATGGAAGAAGCCATGATGTTACTTCAAAAAAGAATTGGTGGAGAAACTGTAATAAAAGCAAATAAAGAAAATGATTCAAATGATGATATGTTAGGCTTTGCTTCTAGAATTGAAGGAATTGAGAAATCACTAAAAGATTTAGAGCAAGGAAATCAAGATAATGGAATTAGTTCTACATCTACAAGTGAAGAACTTGAACTACTAAACAGACTTAAACAAAATCAATAATAGAAGGGGAAACCTTCTATTATTTCTTTTTCCAAATACTCATTTGAGAAATTGTATGTTGGAACTTTCTATTTGTTTCTTTGATTACAAAAGGAACATCAATAGTATCTACTAATTCATATCCATTAAGTTCCGTTTTTAAAGTCTCTAAAGTAGAAACTTCTTTATTATCTTTGATATATCCACCAAGCCAATTCTCTTTTGGAGTGTACTCTTCTAGCCATGTATAAGGTGATAATAATACTAATAAACCACCATCATTAACTCTATTTGGTACATCATCTAAGAACTTTTGAGGATAATATAATCTATCAATTAAATTTGAACAAAAGATTAAATCATATCCTGAATATACATCTTTTAAATTACAAGCATCACCTTGCATAAATGAAACATTTTCTTTGATATTATCTAAATCAAAATCTTTTAATGATACTGATTTTTCTTGTGCAATATCACCCTCTTTTTTAACTTTGAAAGTTAGTGAGTCATATTCTTTTAGTTTAACACCTACATTAATAAAGTTTGCAGAGAAATCAATTCCCGTTACTTCATCAAAGTGTTGTGCAAGCTCAAAAGAACTTCTACCAACAGAACATCCTAAATCTAAAGCTTTTTTAGTATCAATATTTTCTAAATAAGGTTTTAGTAACTCAACTGAGTTTACACAGAAGTTTTTAACACCAAAGTTTTCATCACCATAATGGAACTCACAATATTGAGCTATTGACTCATCTGTTTCATAAACATTGTCGTTTAATTTTGTTCTATATTCGTTATCTGATTTCACGTATCTAAATCCTGCATGTTGAAAGAAATGCTTTCTAAAAGCATATCTAGCCTCTCTTAAAATCTCATTTCCTAAAGAAATAAAAGATCCACCTTTCATAAGTGCATGTCTATCATCAAATGTTGGAGTTGTAAAATCATCATAAATTGGATGAGTTTCAAAATCATCAAATGGATAAGTAGGAGTTAAACTCCATTGCCATACATTTCCAGTAACATCATAAAAACCGTCAAATTCATATTTATCTACGGGGCTTTGATTAAACTGTTTTAATCCTATATTTGCGTCTTTCTCATCCGCTTTTACATAGTCATATAATCTATAATATTCATCTTCACTAGGAAGTCTTACTTCATATCCTAATTGTAAACTTTTGTATTTACAGAATGCTTCTGCTTCATATACATTAATATCAACTGGATAATTTAAAGGTAAAGGAATTTCTCTATTAATTTCTCTTAAGAAATATTTATCATCTTCTTCTTTTATCCAAAATGTTGGGTGTTTAGCTTGAGTAAAATCTAACCATTCTTTTCCCTCAGATGAGAAGAATTCTGGTTTGTTATATCCACCATCTTTTACAAACTCTAAAAACTCACCATTTGATACTAAATATTTAGAAGCTTCAAAATTATTTATATGTGATTTATGAAATGAGAATTCATTATCCCATCCATAAAAGTCTGGTTTTGCTCTATCTTTTTCAATTAGAACTTCTCCACCTTTTACCGCTAGTAATTCATTTTGAGGATATGAAGAACTCTCTTCATTTACATACTCAAATATCTCATCTTGGCTTATATATTTATATCCTAATTCCCGAAGTAGCACAGATGAAGTTTCAACATGAATATTTTCATGTTCAATTCCCATCATAATAACCCACATAGGAGATTCCCAGTTTATAGGCATAGTAAACTCTATAGTATCAATAAGTTCTAAAATAATTTGTTTTACTTGTGCTCTATAATCTTTTGTTTCATCAACTGTTGGCCATTTATAATTCTTTGATTCTAAATCATCCCATGACATTTCATCAACACCAACAGCAAATTTTGATTCAAAATCTTTATTTACCCTATTTGGTAAAATATTTGCAAGAGTCAGTTTATTAATAAAAAATGTTGCTGTATGTCCAAAATAAAAAATTAAGGGGTGTCTTAATCTGTTTGGCTGCTTATAAAAACATTTTTCGTCTTTTATTAAATCAAAAAGCTTTTCATCTAATTCATATGTTTGAAGAAAATACTCTTTTATTTCTGCTCTTTTTTCTTCAACCGTACCGGCACTTAAATTCACTGTATTTTTAATATAATTCATTTGTAACCTTGTAATATGTAATAAGTTTTTTTATTAAATTATCTTGTCTAAAAAATCTAACCTGTCTATTTTATCTGTTTTGATAAACTCTTTGTATAACTTCAATATCTGTTGAGACTCATTTTCATCCAATAAAGGAAAATGAGTATTAAGTCTTTGTGCCACATCTTCATAGTTTTGTTTTAATAAAGATTTTGTAATACAATTTTCGATTAGTAACATTCCTAATCTTTTAATAGATTTAGTTCTATCTAGTACAGAAATAGCATCATCAGTGATATATACAATCTCTTTACAAGCAGCTTCATCTAAAGTGGAATTTACCATCTTATATAATACATTTAAAGCTTGATTATGTAATACAACTGGCATTTCGTCTCTATCCCCTACAGACTCTTTTAGAAATACACCTAATTTACCCAATTTAATAGACTTATCTATATTATCGAAGTTTTGTGTATTTGATGTTAAGTACATAAATCTATATGCAATTGCCATATTCACAAAAGTCGCACCATACTCAAAAGCACCTAAGGCTGGAATAGAAAGACATTTATTATAGTTCTGAATCGCCCCATCATAATCTTCAGTCCATTCAGCATAGTTTGCTTTGATATTATAATAATGCCATAACCATAAAGGTTCATTGTCATCATTGTGTGAAAAAATTAAGCTTTTTAAACTTTTAAGAGCTTCTAAGCCTTCTTCTTTTAAATCTTCTTTTCTTTGACTAACTACTATCCAAGCTTTTCTTTGGAAGTACCGTACTTCAATATCACTAGGTTTTGCATTCGCACCTATGTTTAACTCTTTTGGTAAAGAATTGTATGCTTTCTCAAACTGTCCAGTTCTTTCGTATAATGAACAAATACTAACTGAGTATTTATTTGGATTAATTTCATAAAGATATTTTGCTAATAATAAAGCTTGATCAAAATGACCATTTCTCTCAAATAAGAAAATTAGTTTATTTAAAGCATTTATTGACAATCTTCTATAAAAAGAGTTATTAGTCTTTTCAAACTCCTCTAGTGAACTTGGATCAAACATCTGTCCTGCAAGAGCAAACCAATAATCATCAATTAATTCATATTGTTGTTTTTTATGTACAGCATCTATAAACTTCTCTAAAATAGCAATTGTTCTTTTTTCATCTAATACAATATCTCTTACGTAATAATATAAAATCAAAAGAGAAATAGGATTATCAAAATATGAGATACACTCTTCAATATGATTTCTTAAGTAATAAGCCAATCTTTTTTGTTCATCACTTAGATTTTTAAACTTCACGTTTGATGTGAAGTAAATCTGCATTGATTTTTCTTGTGCAATAAATCTAAAGTCATCAAAACTTCTATTAATAAAATTCTGAAAACCAGAAATAAGCTGATTACTTGAATCTTTTGTATCTTCAAAAAAGTTTCTACCACAATATTCAAATAGCTCTAGAGAAACAAACTTTCTTTTATCATTATTAGGAATAATTGTTGAAGAACTTAATTGCATTAGTGAGTAAAGTTTTTGTTCTCTTGATGATAATAAAAAGTCTATATCACAAGCATTAATACTTTTTTTCTCTTTTATTACTTCAATATTAGCAACACCAAAACTCTCTAGTTTTTTCTTAACACTTTGAATTTGATCATTTCTAATATACATATTTACAGTATAAAATCTTGAAACAATAGTTTTTGTAAGAAGTCTATAAATCCAGTGTTCTGCATCTATTAAATCAAAGTTATAAAGGTTGATTGTTGTTTTTTTATCAAAAAGTGAAAAAGCAAGTTTCAGTCTTTTTAGTTTTTTGATATCTTTATTAAACCAAGAAGAAAGAATATTTTTAAACTCATTTCCCTCCCCATCTAATAAAGAAGGCATCATAACCATTCCAAAAAAGAAAATAATTACAAAGATTAAAGAAACAGTATCCGAGACATTCCAGTCAAAGGGTAATTCAAAGATTATCTTTTTAAATAAATCTTCATAAATAGAAGCAGAAATTAATGCAAACATCAAAACAATAACAGAAACAATAGAGATTAAAGTAGATGAAAATCTCTTTTTTAAAAAATAAGAAAAAGAGTTTCCAGTAAGTTCATTTAGGTCTTGCTCTAGTTTTTCAAGATTATCATCTTCACAAAAAGTGATATTTACACAATTCTCACCCCTTGAGATCATGCTATCTTGTTTTTTTAATCTTTTTGTTTCACATAATTTTGAAGTATAAATATTACAAGAGTTTTGAAGCATAATTACTTTTTAACCCCTTGTTTTGCAAACTTGTTTTGTATTGGGTCACTAAAAGTGTATGTTCCTTCTTTTAATTCAAAAGGATAATCCGCTAAACATTTTTTATACTCTACAACAAACTCATCATCATAAGAAGCAAATGCATTTGTAAGAATATCAATATATTTAGCAGGAATTACACAAGAAGAATCCCCTACTTTTGCAATTTTTTCTTCTTTTGTAGTCATAAAAGCAATAATATTATCATCAAGATCTTGACCTATTGCATTTGAAGAATCTATTGTAATACAAGAATAGTTTTTTTCTCTTAGTTTTAAAAGCTCTAACTCTTCATCAGTTATTTTTACAACAACACCATTAGTAATAGCATTTTCATTTTTTTGAAGATTTAGAAAAACTCCATTAGTATCTTGTCCATCAAAGTTAATAGTTTCAATTGAATTCCAAACTTTTTCATAACCTTTTATTGATACTGGAATTAAATCACTTTGAAACAGTTCTCTCTTAAAAGACTTTTGAGCACTTACAATATTTATAAGTGAGCCATATCCAAACATATACATTAAACTATCTTTTCTTTAGTAATTACAATACCATCAGGATCAGCATATACATAATCACCTTCATTGATTTGAACACCATCAACAGTAATACTTACGTTAATTTCGCCCTCTTGAACAGGAATATATTTTTTAGGACAAGTTCCTTTTGCTAATAATCCCACATCAAACTCTTTTGTTGTTTCTGTATCTCTAACATATCCGTTTACAATAATTCCTTCATATTTATTATCACTTGCAAACTTCATTAAGTTATCACCTACAACAGCAAAATATTTAACATCCACATCAACAACAACTACTTTTCCAAGTCCTTCATTGTCTCTTAGTAATACAGCTAAATCTTTATTATTTTTATCTAGTTTTACTGTTATTACCTCACCTTGGAATTTTTTGCTTCCACCGTAAGATTTGAAATCTGGTCCTAAAACCTCTGTTTTATCACTATATTCATCACATAAATCTGCTGTAAAAAATCCCATTATTATTCCTTATATATTTATTAAATTATTAAAGTTTCTATTATCTCATTTTAGTTTTAAAATATACTTATTTTTCGGTTTTTTTCTATGTAAGTATTTTTTTCATATACTTTCAAATCAAAAAAAACAAAAGAAAGTACTTTATGAAAAAAATCAAATTAGCTTTTATACTATTAGCTTTAGCATATTTAGCTGCAAATATCTATTTATACACTCAACAAGACTCACTAATTTTCAAAAATGAAAAAGCCGTAAAAATTGAACTCGTAAATGAAAAGAATATAAAAGAAGTCACTTTTAAAGTAGAAGAAAATATTAATCTTTATGGTAAGTATAAAACTTCTAATAAAGCAAATGCTCCACTTATTTTATATTTTGGTGGAAGTTCATCTGACATTACAGGTTTTTTCAATCATACACAAGATATTAATGATTTTAATATTTTAGGATTCAACTATAGAGGTTTTATAGATTCACAAGGAAGTCCAAGCCAAAACAAGATTTTTAAAGATGCTTTAAATATCTATGATACTTATGCTAAAGATAAAGAAGTAATTCTAATAGGTAAAAGTCTAGGAACTGGTGTTGTTTCTTACTTAGCTAGTAAAAGAAAATCAAAAGCAATTATTCTAATCACTCCTTACGATTCAATAAGTGCAATTGCAAAAGGAAAATATCCTATTTTTCCAATTGATTTATTGTTAGAGCATAAATTTGAGTCAATTAAATATATTCAGAATGTTACAACTCCAATTGCATTATTTGAAGTAAAAAATGATTTAGTAATAAAAAAACAGCATTTTGACAATCTAAAATCTAATATCAAAAATATCTTTTCTTATGAAATATTAGAAGGTGTTTCACACGCAAAAGTAATGACCCATATAGATTTTGAAAAAAAATTAAAAGAAATCTTAGAAAAAACTAAAAATAGTCAATAAGCAAACACACTTTTTTTACACAAAAAAAGTATAGAATATACTCATAAAAGGAACATTATGAAAATATTCTATACTCTATTTCTAAGTATTTGCATTTTAATACTTAGCGGATGTACTCCAAAATTAACTGTAAAATCTTTACATCCCTCACTAATTCCAAATGAAAAAATCAATTCAATATTTATAGAACAATTTGATTCTGATCATATTAATCAAACAGAAGCAATAGAAGATAAACTATTAAATACAATAATCAAACAAAAAAAAGTTTTTACTTTAAAAACAAATGAAGAAAACGTAGATACAATTATAAAAGGCAAAGTATTAGAATCATCTCTAAACTACGATGTATATTATAAAAAAGAATTAAATAGACAAAGATGTAGAATTTATGAATATGATAAAAACAATAAAGTAAAAAGATGTATTCAATACTACAATAGATATATACCTTGTGAAAATAGATATTACAAAGTTAGCACAAAAATAGAACTTTTAGATTCAAATGAAGAAGAGATATTATTTAGTAAAATATATACTAAAACAAGAGAAATTAATAAGTGTTATGATGAATATTATTACACTTTCCCAAGATTTACAAGGGATAAAGATGAGATAAATTCTAGTTTAGCTGTTGAAATAGCTTCACAAATACAAGAAGATTTAGCTCCTCATTACAAATATTTTGATTTAGAAATAATAGAAGAGTTTGATAATACTACAAGTGTGAGTGATTTACAAAAAAAATCTCTATCTAATATTGCAAGTTTAATTGAAGACGATAAACTAAAAACAGCTCAAGATTTATTAAAAAAACTAAATTTTGAATTAGAAAATAAAAGTTGGGAAGTATTATATAATTTAGCCCTTACTTACGAAGGAACATTTAATTTAACAAATGCAAATTCACTTTATAAAAAAGCTCGTGAGATTACATCAAATATAGAAAGTTTAACACTTATTAATAATGCAATTAATAGAACTAAAAGAAATTTAGAAGAGAAAATAAAAGCAAAATCACAATTACCATAATTTAAAATTCCTCTAAGCTTCAATACACACAAAATCTATATAAC contains the following coding sequences:
- a CDS encoding tetratricopeptide repeat protein, giving the protein MLQNSCNIYTSKLCETKRLKKQDSMISRGENCVNITFCEDDNLEKLEQDLNELTGNSFSYFLKKRFSSTLISIVSVIVLMFALISASIYEDLFKKIIFELPFDWNVSDTVSLIFVIIFFFGMVMMPSLLDGEGNEFKNILSSWFNKDIKKLKRLKLAFSLFDKKTTINLYNFDLIDAEHWIYRLLTKTIVSRFYTVNMYIRNDQIQSVKKKLESFGVANIEVIKEKKSINACDIDFLLSSREQKLYSLMQLSSSTIIPNNDKRKFVSLELFEYCGRNFFEDTKDSSNQLISGFQNFINRSFDDFRFIAQEKSMQIYFTSNVKFKNLSDEQKRLAYYLRNHIEECISYFDNPISLLILYYYVRDIVLDEKRTIAILEKFIDAVHKKQQYELIDDYWFALAGQMFDPSSLEEFEKTNNSFYRRLSINALNKLIFLFERNGHFDQALLLAKYLYEINPNKYSVSICSLYERTGQFEKAYNSLPKELNIGANAKPSDIEVRYFQRKAWIVVSQRKEDLKEEGLEALKSLKSLIFSHNDDNEPLWLWHYYNIKANYAEWTEDYDGAIQNYNKCLSIPALGAFEYGATFVNMAIAYRFMYLTSNTQNFDNIDKSIKLGKLGVFLKESVGDRDEMPVVLHNQALNVLYKMVNSTLDEAACKEIVYITDDAISVLDRTKSIKRLGMLLIENCITKSLLKQNYEDVAQRLNTHFPLLDENESQQILKLYKEFIKTDKIDRLDFLDKII
- a CDS encoding alpha/beta hydrolase; the encoded protein is MKKIKLAFILLALAYLAANIYLYTQQDSLIFKNEKAVKIELVNEKNIKEVTFKVEENINLYGKYKTSNKANAPLILYFGGSSSDITGFFNHTQDINDFNILGFNYRGFIDSQGSPSQNKIFKDALNIYDTYAKDKEVILIGKSLGTGVVSYLASKRKSKAIILITPYDSISAIAKGKYPIFPIDLLLEHKFESIKYIQNVTTPIALFEVKNDLVIKKQHFDNLKSNIKNIFSYEILEGVSHAKVMTHIDFEKKLKEILEKTKNSQ
- a CDS encoding ComEC/Rec2 family competence protein is translated as MIIRVLKTYSEFFLVIIFILIIFTINLSIEYSKYQELVDEEIYETKVQVLNIYEKDKFYVLKLKANNFQFFTNIDKLDNLKQLDDINIAFITTRINFFTYLKGFYTKLVFYEELEQKQSNYKTLIKISDSQHYNEVIKDLYSALFFAKPVSKELRDICASYGISHLIALSGFHLGVLSFLIYWFLYYPYSFFHTRYFPYRNKKYDLLLVVLSVLFVYLVFTNMIASLLRAFIMMCLGIYLLRQNIKLFSFINLFFVFLIIIALFPKYIFSLSLWFSLFGVFYIFLFIQYFKDIKSRIFQVLFFNFWIYFAMNPVVHFFFHTTSYEQLYSPILTLLFTIFYPFELVAHLLNYGYILDEYLNIFLSHKFVIYETSTSLLFFIVYLIISFLSIFNKKAFYILNILLTIFLFKLFILNLFV
- the ovoA gene encoding 5-histidylcysteine sulfoxide synthase, encoding MNYIKNTVNLSAGTVEEKRAEIKEYFLQTYELDEKLFDLIKDEKCFYKQPNRLRHPLIFYFGHTATFFINKLTLANILPNRVNKDFESKFAVGVDEMSWDDLESKNYKWPTVDETKDYRAQVKQIILELIDTIEFTMPINWESPMWVIMMGIEHENIHVETSSVLLRELGYKYISQDEIFEYVNEESSSYPQNELLAVKGGEVLIEKDRAKPDFYGWDNEFSFHKSHINNFEASKYLVSNGEFLEFVKDGGYNKPEFFSSEGKEWLDFTQAKHPTFWIKEEDDKYFLREINREIPLPLNYPVDINVYEAEAFCKYKSLQLGYEVRLPSEDEYYRLYDYVKADEKDANIGLKQFNQSPVDKYEFDGFYDVTGNVWQWSLTPTYPFDDFETHPIYDDFTTPTFDDRHALMKGGSFISLGNEILREARYAFRKHFFQHAGFRYVKSDNEYRTKLNDNVYETDESIAQYCEFHYGDENFGVKNFCVNSVELLKPYLENIDTKKALDLGCSVGRSSFELAQHFDEVTGIDFSANFINVGVKLKEYDSLTFKVKKEGDIAQEKSVSLKDFDLDNIKENVSFMQGDACNLKDVYSGYDLIFCSNLIDRLYYPQKFLDDVPNRVNDGGLLVLLSPYTWLEEYTPKENWLGGYIKDNKEVSTLETLKTELNGYELVDTIDVPFVIKETNRKFQHTISQMSIWKKK
- a CDS encoding gamma-glutamylcyclotransferase gives rise to the protein MYMFGYGSLINIVSAQKSFKRELFQSDLIPVSIKGYEKVWNSIETINFDGQDTNGVFLNLQKNENAITNGVVVKITDEELELLKLREKNYSCITIDSSNAIGQDLDDNIIAFMTTKEEKIAKVGDSSCVIPAKYIDILTNAFASYDDEFVVEYKKCLADYPFELKEGTYTFSDPIQNKFAKQGVKK
- a CDS encoding TonB-dependent receptor, with amino-acid sequence MNIGKSIVLSAILLGNMSINASENLDLISVESSTIGINEDKKTEVSSSSIINEEKIETVGINNINDVLKTIPGTTISTRTGEMAQIHFRGVGQQQFMGENSGVAIIVDGVPVRQQSGGIRLNLKDIETIKVIKGSASYLYGDTALAGALIITTKKPKDKNSIDLEATLGSHNYRDYLLSLYKSNDSVAFALNGSQRTSDGYWVDSELWTKSINGKLMYFLDDTSDVSFTADITNKYDQAGSRSVTAGVSEAQSNPKGDGDSYSKDNYIDLDKFTLSYNKSFENDTNLLISTYFYKDFYKKTSNPQDSDSNSATPDVYTHYSEQNLSQSGIKAEYTINDDKFASLLGLEFGKREYENKDDTIENYTAYDRRKRANVNYYDGESTLSSDEETIVGLYTEFKYNFTPKLTTTFNIRYDYQDKELNTKERDFDGTVWSNTNSTKEKTFRNFSYRLGSTYKLNDNNSIFASYSTAFETPDVEDIESNENIKEQTSRNYELGLRGNKDIFTYETSVYQLDNRNIIGPEGGTYSFGDTTDNAGDTRSRGLELSLKSDAQKTVSFDFAYTYLHTSYTRYNTFKHTYQDRSTHNFDIVGNTIPRTSKHTVDLFLNYRATQKLTLISEIYAKSSYYADETNIVKMPGYGILNLQARYKTKMKKNNLEFFVKANNVFDKQYYRAAYLHRDKRGDVGVDSEDVSIVVDPGREYYAGLKYSF
- the rraA gene encoding ribonuclease E activity regulator RraA, with product MGFFTADLCDEYSDKTEVLGPDFKSYGGSKKFQGEVITVKLDKNNKDLAVLLRDNEGLGKVVVVDVDVKYFAVVGDNLMKFASDNKYEGIIVNGYVRDTETTKEFDVGLLAKGTCPKKYIPVQEGEINVSITVDGVQINEGDYVYADPDGIVITKEKIV
- a CDS encoding GGDEF domain-containing protein, with the translated sequence MLYPIASFSIRGLKEGLVWTFSLLLILITIYTQMSFLYNVYSFIFFCIAYFMVSYLLYWYRHYELKIFTKMFQVNKLKEELEEKNKELKRIAITDKLTNIYNRVKLDSKMEAEMNRAQRFGHGFSIIIIDIDYFKEVNDNYGHQIGDCVLIEMANLLKSHVRNTDTLGRWGGEEFLIICPETKEEGVLKLANNLQKTIEENTFSTIGSKTASFGITTYINGDNTNSILKRADDALYKAKTTGRNKVEIL